One Methanomassiliicoccales archaeon genomic region harbors:
- the smc gene encoding chromosome segregation protein SMC, which produces MYLKQIELENFKSFGKKLVIPLLEGYTAVTGPNGSGKSNISDAILFVLGPKSSRAIRAGKLTDLIFNGGSSKQPAKYTKVSLVFDNKDRLIPVDADAVKLTRLVKITENGDGYNSYFYVNDRKSTLTEFESLLAHARISADGYNFVQQGDVTKIVEMSNFERRKILDDISGISRFDEEILKAETERKEAEQNIERITIILNELEKQIEQLREERELAVKYLQIKDELALSKAQLAYKRRESVIVEIESIRKQTEQYDREISSLQSRKELISQKAADLEISIARLEEEAATKGGENFKELKGKIDNAKIQIARLRDQAERAAQDISELKESSKSRAEEKQRLEREYIEIEDRLKEIKGQFEEKSAMLSSKQSMLEEIQHRIGAIDEESESLQRRISSLDTEIRAKEEEIHTLTLEKERLEERIERTDSEISFLEESKKNLEFEINDADWNIRQLKAVEKDYSKEMKTLQEQYHAKKNMESRLSSQADELERTIQRLNREYNQLKAEQEAADNVARGYTRAVRSILEARDRGELKGIHGTIAELATVDEKYQVALNIAAGGRMQSIVVENDEVAARAIEFLKKNNLGRAIFLPLSRMMDGKPRGKAILAERESLGYAIDLVKFEERYRPAFWYVFGDTVVMENLEKARKFMGGVRLVTLEGELLEASGAMIGGTLEGMPIKFGSSMKGRLEEVGEALRQAMEESEKVSEELRKTRLELAEIERKIREMNNSGGAQDIRIKALESRRAELNSRLQQLKRDLDEKYAERKKTKEALAVILQKIELTTSQMEESIRIRDQEKKRLCELAPSDLSKQLKALQIEVIELVKLVSDLKSTKESLESKLHLAKNRLEDLEKAENASLEKMAKLLREVEEAKQEEERFKVELAALQKIEESMGKEINELREKREALTREKSGLEAEKDKIQSRIETIGDFSVGLKTKLSVAEDKLREIEDEIHQYGIEVVPPLPSMDALKEKISKCERELDLMGAVNLKAIEDFDAKNKRYSDLKSEIERLESQRADLLKLTQDLNEKKKLGLSKVFEAVNENFKRTYAELSGGGEAELVLENPENPFEGGLIIKAKPRNAKTLRLEALSGGEKSLTALAFIFAIQEYQPSPFYLLDEVDMFLDAVNADIVAHRIQRASKTAQFIQISLRKVTLNKADHIIGVTKQEGGISTVIMKPNIGDLSDYHEGEGKLNNRIAEGAA; this is translated from the coding sequence ATGTATCTGAAACAGATCGAGCTCGAGAACTTCAAATCCTTTGGGAAAAAACTAGTGATTCCTCTTCTTGAAGGCTACACTGCCGTAACAGGACCAAATGGATCTGGAAAATCCAATATTTCAGATGCGATTTTGTTCGTTTTGGGTCCAAAAAGTTCCAGAGCAATAAGGGCTGGTAAGCTTACAGATTTAATTTTTAACGGAGGAAGTTCAAAACAGCCCGCCAAATACACGAAAGTCTCTCTCGTATTTGATAATAAAGACAGACTCATACCTGTCGACGCTGATGCTGTTAAACTCACGCGTCTTGTTAAAATAACAGAGAACGGTGATGGGTATAATTCTTATTTTTATGTGAACGACCGCAAATCGACTCTCACCGAGTTTGAATCCCTTCTCGCCCATGCAAGAATTAGTGCCGATGGATATAATTTCGTCCAGCAAGGCGATGTGACGAAAATTGTTGAAATGTCGAATTTTGAAAGAAGGAAAATTCTTGATGATATATCTGGTATTAGTCGATTTGACGAAGAAATATTGAAAGCCGAGACTGAAAGGAAGGAAGCAGAACAGAATATCGAAAGAATCACAATTATATTGAACGAGTTGGAAAAACAGATAGAACAGCTCAGAGAAGAGCGGGAGCTAGCGGTAAAATATCTGCAAATAAAGGACGAACTCGCTCTCTCAAAAGCTCAGCTTGCCTACAAACGAAGGGAAAGCGTAATTGTTGAGATCGAATCTATCAGAAAGCAAACTGAACAATATGATCGTGAAATTTCGTCTCTCCAATCAAGAAAAGAGTTAATTTCCCAAAAGGCTGCTGACTTGGAGATTTCGATTGCGAGACTTGAAGAGGAAGCAGCTACGAAAGGTGGAGAAAACTTCAAGGAGCTAAAGGGAAAGATCGATAATGCCAAGATTCAAATTGCAAGGCTGCGAGATCAAGCGGAAAGAGCAGCACAAGATATTAGTGAACTTAAGGAGTCTTCTAAATCAAGAGCTGAGGAAAAGCAACGTTTAGAAAGAGAATACATCGAAATCGAGGATAGGTTGAAAGAAATTAAGGGGCAGTTTGAGGAAAAATCCGCCATGCTTTCTTCTAAGCAGTCTATGCTTGAGGAAATCCAGCATAGAATTGGCGCAATCGATGAGGAATCAGAATCGCTCCAAAGGAGGATTTCTTCTCTAGATACTGAAATCAGAGCAAAGGAGGAGGAAATACACACTCTCACGTTAGAAAAGGAACGTCTGGAGGAAAGAATTGAAAGAACTGATTCAGAGATTTCATTTCTTGAAGAATCAAAAAAGAACTTGGAATTCGAGATTAATGATGCCGACTGGAATATACGGCAATTGAAAGCAGTAGAAAAGGATTATTCGAAGGAAATGAAGACGCTCCAAGAGCAATATCACGCAAAGAAAAACATGGAGTCTAGGCTTAGCTCACAAGCGGACGAATTGGAGCGGACAATCCAGCGTTTGAACCGCGAATATAATCAATTGAAGGCGGAGCAAGAAGCGGCAGACAATGTAGCACGAGGTTACACGAGAGCTGTCCGAAGCATACTTGAGGCACGCGATCGGGGGGAGCTAAAAGGAATTCACGGGACAATCGCCGAGCTTGCCACTGTCGATGAAAAGTACCAAGTAGCGTTGAATATTGCTGCGGGGGGACGAATGCAGTCTATCGTGGTTGAGAATGATGAAGTTGCGGCCCGTGCCATTGAATTTCTAAAGAAAAACAATCTTGGTAGAGCAATCTTTCTGCCTTTGAGTAGGATGATGGATGGAAAGCCCAGGGGAAAGGCGATACTTGCCGAACGGGAGTCGCTTGGATACGCTATTGACCTTGTAAAATTTGAGGAGAGATACAGACCCGCCTTTTGGTATGTATTCGGTGACACAGTTGTGATGGAAAACCTTGAAAAAGCTCGAAAATTCATGGGTGGTGTCCGTCTCGTTACCTTGGAGGGTGAGCTTCTCGAAGCTTCTGGAGCGATGATTGGCGGGACACTGGAAGGAATGCCTATCAAATTCGGATCTTCTATGAAAGGCAGGCTAGAAGAAGTCGGCGAAGCACTGAGACAGGCGATGGAAGAATCTGAGAAGGTTTCTGAGGAATTAAGAAAGACTCGGTTGGAGCTTGCTGAGATTGAGCGAAAAATCCGAGAAATGAATAACTCAGGCGGTGCGCAAGATATTCGTATAAAGGCTTTAGAATCGAGGAGAGCTGAACTCAATTCCAGATTGCAGCAATTGAAGCGCGATCTCGATGAAAAATATGCAGAGAGAAAAAAGACAAAAGAAGCGCTTGCGGTGATATTGCAGAAAATAGAACTTACAACCAGCCAGATGGAAGAATCGATCCGTATTCGTGATCAAGAAAAGAAGAGGCTTTGTGAACTCGCCCCTTCGGATCTTTCCAAACAACTCAAAGCTCTTCAAATCGAGGTCATTGAACTTGTTAAACTCGTCTCAGATCTCAAGTCGACGAAGGAGTCGTTGGAAAGCAAATTACACCTTGCAAAGAATAGACTCGAAGATCTAGAGAAAGCCGAAAATGCTTCGCTAGAAAAAATGGCAAAACTCTTACGAGAGGTGGAGGAAGCTAAACAAGAAGAGGAGCGTTTTAAGGTCGAACTTGCCGCGCTGCAGAAGATTGAAGAATCGATGGGAAAGGAAATCAATGAATTAAGGGAAAAAAGGGAAGCGTTAACGAGGGAAAAATCAGGTCTCGAGGCGGAAAAAGACAAGATCCAATCAAGAATTGAAACGATAGGAGATTTCTCAGTCGGGCTAAAAACAAAGCTAAGCGTCGCTGAGGACAAACTGAGAGAAATAGAGGACGAGATCCATCAGTACGGGATAGAAGTCGTTCCTCCTCTGCCATCAATGGACGCTCTCAAAGAAAAAATCAGCAAATGTGAAAGAGAACTTGATTTAATGGGCGCAGTCAATTTGAAGGCGATCGAGGACTTCGATGCAAAAAACAAGAGATACAGCGATTTGAAATCCGAGATTGAACGTCTCGAAAGCCAGAGGGCTGATCTTCTAAAACTCACTCAGGATCTTAACGAGAAAAAGAAATTAGGCCTTTCAAAAGTGTTTGAAGCAGTTAATGAGAACTTCAAGCGGACATATGCCGAGTTGTCAGGCGGAGGAGAGGCAGAACTGGTGCTTGAGAATCCTGAGAATCCGTTTGAAGGCGGCCTCATCATCAAGGCAAAACCGCGAAATGCCAAGACTCTGAGGCTTGAGGCGCTTAGTGGCGGAGAGAAGAGCCTTACCGCACTTGCATTCATTTTTGCCATCCAGGAATACCAGCCTTCACCATTTTACTTACTCGATGAGGTGGACATGTTTCTTGATGCCGTAAACGCCGATATTGTTGCACATAGAATACAGCGTGCGTCCAAAACAGCCCAATTCATACAGATTTCACTACGGAAAGTGACGTTAAACAAGGCTGATCATATCATCGGCGTCACGAAGCAAGAAGGTGGAATTAGCACAGTCATAATGAAGCCAAATATTGGAGATCTATCTGATTATCATGAAGGTGAAGGGAAACTGAATAATAGAATTGCGGAGGGTGCGGCATGA
- a CDS encoding MFS transporter, which translates to MGRDGSRKEDRWYYIFLPYNMAGGSINPLVPLFVTEGLGGNVAQAGIISAVSSLGGVPGNILWGNLSDSLKRRRPFIFVGFIGMAFALFLMAISTTISIYYFANFVYGFLISAIAPIATVLVIESFGKREWAQRLGDFSKISGIGWVAGLILGSVWLAIMPGFVESALPMRALFLIAGLLALISLFLAIRWIPEPGEKIDRKNIEDWILKFPMISFEKVRFLKYKIISIVRVNTIHLARHHFSTDLKKFYMITFIAFVGFLVFYAVLPIFMKSYVEISTSEVFVIFLASSVVSAISYSSAGTWVSKYGGKRMLSIALIGRTILFPSFFFVTFLPVSKTMMVLLLSTLHGIIGLCWAIISVAGNALVSDMASAEYRTESLGIYNAIQGIGSILGSVIGGIVAQVFGFLVSFGVAAIFVFTGLMMLLLILRADNTS; encoded by the coding sequence ATGGGAAGGGATGGGTCGAGAAAAGAGGACAGATGGTACTACATATTTCTTCCATACAACATGGCTGGAGGAAGTATAAACCCACTGGTACCACTTTTCGTTACAGAAGGGCTTGGCGGTAATGTTGCGCAGGCCGGAATAATAAGTGCGGTATCCTCTCTTGGTGGCGTCCCAGGAAATATTCTTTGGGGTAACCTATCGGACTCCCTCAAACGAAGACGTCCATTTATATTCGTTGGGTTCATCGGAATGGCTTTTGCATTATTCTTGATGGCTATTTCAACGACAATCTCGATCTATTATTTTGCGAATTTCGTTTACGGCTTCCTCATAAGCGCAATTGCCCCGATTGCAACGGTGTTGGTAATCGAGTCTTTTGGTAAACGGGAATGGGCACAAAGGCTTGGGGATTTCAGCAAAATCAGCGGGATTGGCTGGGTAGCCGGTCTGATTCTCGGCTCCGTATGGCTGGCGATCATGCCAGGATTTGTCGAATCTGCACTGCCTATGAGGGCGTTATTCTTGATTGCAGGTTTGCTGGCGCTCATATCACTATTTCTTGCTATCAGATGGATACCGGAACCTGGCGAAAAGATTGATAGAAAGAACATTGAGGATTGGATATTGAAATTCCCGATGATATCATTTGAAAAGGTCAGGTTTTTGAAATACAAAATTATAAGCATCGTAAGGGTTAATACAATACACTTGGCTAGACATCATTTTTCCACAGATTTGAAAAAATTCTATATGATAACTTTCATTGCTTTTGTTGGATTTCTTGTGTTCTATGCCGTACTGCCTATTTTCATGAAGAGCTATGTTGAAATTTCAACCTCAGAGGTTTTCGTCATATTTTTGGCAAGTTCGGTGGTTTCAGCAATTTCTTATTCCTCGGCTGGAACTTGGGTGAGTAAGTATGGCGGAAAGCGAATGCTTTCGATAGCATTAATTGGCAGAACGATTCTTTTTCCATCATTCTTCTTCGTAACTTTTCTTCCCGTGTCAAAAACCATGATGGTTTTACTCCTCTCCACTCTGCATGGCATAATAGGCCTATGCTGGGCGATCATAAGCGTGGCAGGGAATGCACTTGTTTCAGACATGGCATCTGCGGAATATCGCACTGAGTCGCTCGGAATATACAATGCTATCCAAGGAATTGGATCAATTCTTGGATCCGTAATTGGAGGAATTGTTGCTCAAGTCTTCGGATTCCTCGTGAGCTTCGGTGTTGCTGCAATCTTTGTATTTACAGGCTTGATGATGCTTCTTCTCATCCTAAGGGCCGATAATACATCCTAA
- a CDS encoding flavodoxin domain-containing protein codes for MRTLIVYDTSYGNTEKIALSICAGMKEVGYDNVICKKVDSVTLDELKSADVWIFGTPTHVGGATGALKRTLKSGIKSATSPKLGTAFDTRFAQIRKGGAQKIQKIMESAGINIIVPPEWFIVEGMKGPLAHGEESKAVSFGRKIAGALRTRK; via the coding sequence GTGAGAACCCTGATAGTATATGATACATCATATGGAAATACAGAGAAAATTGCCCTTTCAATTTGCGCTGGTATGAAGGAAGTAGGTTATGACAATGTTATCTGCAAAAAAGTAGATTCTGTAACGCTCGATGAATTGAAATCTGCGGATGTGTGGATATTTGGTACGCCTACTCACGTAGGGGGTGCAACGGGGGCTTTGAAAAGAACTCTGAAATCTGGCATAAAGTCCGCTACATCTCCCAAACTGGGAACAGCATTTGATACAAGGTTTGCCCAGATCAGGAAGGGTGGAGCCCAGAAAATTCAAAAAATTATGGAAAGTGCCGGTATAAATATCATCGTACCGCCAGAGTGGTTTATTGTTGAAGGCATGAAGGGACCATTGGCTCATGGTGAAGAATCAAAGGCGGTATCTTTTGGGCGAAAAATTGCTGGCGCTTTGCGAACGAGAAAGTGA
- a CDS encoding DNA polymerase ligase N-terminal domain-containing protein produces MTLKEYDKRRDFLKTSEPQGKGGKIEGEFVVQEHHASHLHFDFRIALDGVLKSWAVPKGIPLKKGIKRLAVQTEDHPIEYINFEGVIPEGEYGAGEVRIWDKGKYDLIEKDSDKIIIELHGINIVGRYALVKFKGKQDKGINWLIFRMM; encoded by the coding sequence ATGACATTAAAAGAATATGATAAAAGAAGAGACTTCTTAAAAACTTCAGAGCCTCAAGGAAAGGGCGGCAAAATCGAGGGTGAATTCGTCGTCCAAGAACATCACGCTTCGCATTTACATTTCGACTTTCGGATAGCTCTCGATGGCGTTCTTAAAAGCTGGGCGGTTCCTAAAGGTATCCCCCTGAAAAAAGGAATAAAACGTCTTGCAGTCCAAACGGAGGATCACCCTATTGAATATATCAATTTCGAAGGGGTTATACCTGAAGGTGAATACGGGGCTGGTGAGGTGAGGATTTGGGATAAAGGTAAATACGACCTCATCGAAAAGGACTCAGATAAGATAATCATCGAACTTCATGGTATAAACATCGTAGGTCGGTATGCGCTCGTTAAATTCAAAGGGAAACAAGACAAAGGAATAAATTGGCTGATCTTCAGAATGATGTAA
- the glmM gene encoding phosphoglucosamine mutase, with product MPRLFGSSGIRGIVPGEITIDMALELGASIGSCYDKIAVGRDVRTTGDMLRAALSCGILACGGDVYDAGILPTPTLALATRDYDCGVMLTASHNPPEYNGFKFWNKDTSPFDDNQMAKIEKLLYNREFRFTDWKNVGKVHLLDRAIESHITRVAKLVGSIDCKVVLDCGCGASSLIGPRLLRELGCKVVTINANPDGSFPGRLPEPTEDQLSLLKATVVREEAVVGIAHDGDGDRVVVVDEMGKYIDGDKMLGLLGSMLGEKGVVTTIDSSMIIDEMIGGKIIRTRVGDTYVSSAMKREGLEFGGEPSGTYIYSENSLCPDGIYFAAFIAKIAAETKLSHAISEIPDFPRKRISFNFDRSKRGEIQRRLDDQMAIIECDELISLDGYRVQYEDGWFLIRLSGTEPKLRITAEARTPDGLDRIMDISTAIVKRCIT from the coding sequence GTGCCAAGACTCTTTGGGTCATCCGGAATCAGAGGCATCGTACCTGGAGAGATTACAATCGACATGGCACTTGAGCTTGGTGCCTCAATCGGATCATGTTATGATAAAATTGCAGTTGGAAGAGATGTAAGAACAACGGGAGACATGCTCCGGGCTGCGCTTTCCTGTGGAATCTTGGCCTGTGGTGGCGATGTCTATGATGCGGGAATATTACCCACACCAACCCTTGCTCTTGCAACAAGAGATTATGATTGCGGCGTCATGTTGACAGCCTCACATAACCCTCCTGAGTACAATGGCTTCAAATTTTGGAATAAAGATACTTCTCCATTTGATGATAACCAGATGGCAAAGATCGAGAAGCTCCTCTATAACAGGGAATTCAGGTTTACTGATTGGAAAAATGTTGGAAAAGTGCATTTGCTAGATAGGGCGATCGAATCACATATTACACGAGTCGCAAAACTAGTGGGTAGCATTGACTGCAAAGTTGTATTAGATTGCGGATGTGGTGCATCATCCCTTATCGGTCCTCGGCTACTTAGAGAGCTGGGATGTAAAGTTGTCACCATCAATGCTAATCCCGATGGTTCCTTTCCTGGAAGATTGCCAGAACCTACTGAAGACCAGTTATCTTTGTTAAAGGCAACCGTTGTAAGAGAGGAGGCGGTTGTTGGAATTGCGCATGATGGCGATGGAGACCGAGTGGTTGTAGTGGACGAAATGGGCAAGTACATCGATGGAGATAAGATGCTAGGATTGCTGGGTTCGATGCTTGGTGAAAAGGGAGTTGTAACAACAATCGATTCGTCCATGATTATTGATGAAATGATAGGAGGAAAGATTATCAGAACGAGAGTTGGAGATACTTACGTCTCAAGCGCAATGAAACGAGAGGGATTAGAATTCGGCGGTGAACCATCAGGAACATATATCTATTCAGAAAATTCCCTATGCCCAGATGGAATATATTTCGCAGCTTTCATCGCAAAGATTGCTGCTGAGACCAAACTTTCTCATGCTATTAGTGAAATTCCAGATTTCCCGCGTAAACGCATTTCGTTTAATTTCGATCGATCAAAGCGAGGAGAAATTCAAAGAAGACTTGATGATCAGATGGCCATAATCGAATGTGATGAACTGATTTCACTCGATGGATATCGCGTTCAGTATGAAGATGGGTGGTTCCTTATACGTCTCTCGGGCACTGAGCCCAAACTGAGAATTACTGCGGAGGCTCGAACTCCCGATGGATTAGATAGGATAATGGATATCTCAACAGCTATAGTGAAAAGGTGCATTACATGA
- a CDS encoding sugar phosphate nucleotidyltransferase: MRALVLAAGEGTRLRPLTSNTPKPLLLVAGKPFLSHLFSSVKEVGINKITLLVGWRSNRIKEYYGDGKSVGISIGYLEQEKRMGTAHAVGIAERVMTESFLCINGDVVISPDDIKEMMKLHSKHNAIVIGAVAVDDPGRFGVLETHEDKLKKIVEKPKKPTSNLVNAGIFVFTPEIFDWIRKTGLSPRGEFEITDTLSMIAATEDLYVYPLKGEWIDVGQPWDLLLANEILMKRVAHSIQGDVEEGVHLIGNVVIEQGARVRSGSYIEGPVYISKGCDIGPNCYLRPFTCLGNDVRVGSAVEIKNSIVMNRTHVSHHNYVGDSVIGERCNLGAGTKIANLRFDNKTIKMTVNGELIDTGRRKLGAIIGDDVKTGINSMINAGTIIGESSIIGPGALVKGVIGPRSKVF; this comes from the coding sequence ATGAGGGCTTTAGTGTTAGCAGCCGGTGAAGGTACACGGTTAAGACCCTTAACTTCGAATACTCCAAAGCCGCTTCTACTCGTCGCAGGCAAACCATTCTTGAGCCATCTTTTCTCTTCGGTCAAGGAAGTTGGTATAAATAAGATAACCCTCCTGGTAGGTTGGCGAAGCAATAGGATCAAAGAATACTATGGCGATGGCAAGAGCGTCGGGATTTCTATTGGCTACCTAGAACAGGAGAAGCGGATGGGGACTGCCCATGCCGTAGGCATTGCCGAACGGGTGATGACAGAAAGCTTCCTTTGCATCAATGGCGATGTGGTAATCTCACCAGATGACATAAAGGAAATGATGAAACTACATTCAAAACATAATGCAATAGTTATTGGTGCGGTAGCTGTGGATGACCCAGGCAGATTCGGTGTTCTAGAGACACACGAAGATAAACTGAAGAAGATCGTGGAGAAACCTAAGAAGCCGACTTCTAATCTTGTCAATGCCGGCATATTTGTTTTTACCCCTGAGATATTTGACTGGATTAGAAAAACAGGTCTATCTCCGCGAGGAGAATTTGAGATCACAGATACCCTTAGCATGATAGCAGCAACGGAGGACCTGTATGTCTATCCACTGAAGGGTGAATGGATTGATGTGGGACAGCCTTGGGATCTCCTGCTAGCAAATGAGATACTCATGAAGAGAGTCGCACACTCTATTCAAGGGGACGTGGAAGAAGGGGTACATCTAATAGGAAACGTTGTCATAGAGCAGGGTGCTAGAGTAAGAAGCGGTAGCTATATTGAAGGGCCAGTTTATATATCCAAAGGATGTGATATCGGCCCCAATTGCTACTTACGGCCTTTTACTTGCTTAGGAAACGATGTACGAGTTGGCAGTGCTGTAGAAATAAAAAATTCTATTGTCATGAACAGAACCCATGTTTCCCACCATAATTATGTAGGGGATAGTGTCATCGGAGAACGATGCAACCTGGGGGCTGGGACAAAAATCGCTAATCTTAGATTTGATAATAAAACGATTAAAATGACAGTTAACGGTGAACTGATCGATACGGGCAGGAGAAAGCTTGGTGCCATAATCGGCGATGATGTTAAAACAGGCATCAATAGCATGATTAATGCAGGAACGATTATTGGGGAATCAAGCATAATTGGCCCAGGTGCTCTGGTTAAGGGAGTAATTGGACCGCGAAGTAAAGTCTTCTAG
- a CDS encoding Mov34/MPN/PAD-1 family protein, producing MNKEKKKRVWGIDEAVIDTINEAARNSFPNEFVALLRAEKGIITEILLLPGTISGEQSGLLRLHMLPIDFSVVGTVHSHPSFSNLPSEADIQMFSRFGYVHLITCAPFNMNSWKAYDRNGNVFDLEVIRE from the coding sequence ATGAATAAAGAAAAGAAGAAGCGTGTATGGGGAATTGATGAGGCGGTAATTGATACAATCAACGAAGCGGCTAGGAATAGCTTTCCGAATGAATTTGTCGCTCTTCTCAGAGCGGAAAAGGGAATCATAACAGAGATACTCCTGCTCCCCGGGACAATTTCCGGTGAACAGTCGGGCCTTCTACGCCTGCACATGCTCCCTATCGATTTTTCTGTTGTAGGAACAGTTCATTCGCATCCGTCGTTCAGCAATTTGCCATCTGAGGCGGATATTCAAATGTTTAGTCGGTTTGGATATGTTCATCTGATCACTTGTGCGCCTTTTAACATGAATAGTTGGAAAGCATATGATAGGAATGGCAATGTTTTCGATCTCGAAGTCATCCGTGAATAA
- a CDS encoding NAD(+)/NADH kinase, giving the protein MSGHEVLLEREVAQKLGHAGYRIENMNVDILITVGGDGTILRSLQRNDSPIFGVNAGVLGFLTEVGADMLEEGIRKILAGEYLIEERLKLKTVVGGKRLYDAMNETVIHTANIAKIRQFEVFVDDQLVVDVRADGIIVATPTGSTCYAMSVGASILDPRVNAFVIAPMAPFKFAAKPLVVPASSHIKIRLTRPKPCVCVVDGQESYEMSGEEVVELAASEKKAKFIGFGRSFYSKMREKLMGSI; this is encoded by the coding sequence TTGTCTGGACATGAGGTATTGCTGGAAAGGGAGGTTGCCCAGAAATTGGGGCATGCAGGATACCGAATTGAAAATATGAATGTAGATATACTCATCACTGTTGGCGGGGATGGCACAATTCTACGATCACTACAGCGCAACGACTCTCCAATTTTTGGGGTTAATGCCGGGGTTCTTGGATTCCTTACTGAAGTGGGCGCAGATATGTTAGAAGAAGGGATTCGGAAAATTCTCGCTGGCGAGTACCTCATAGAAGAGAGACTTAAACTCAAAACGGTTGTTGGCGGAAAAAGGCTTTACGACGCAATGAATGAAACAGTGATTCATACGGCAAACATCGCAAAAATAAGGCAGTTTGAGGTGTTCGTGGATGATCAGCTTGTTGTGGACGTAAGGGCTGACGGCATTATCGTTGCGACCCCAACAGGTTCAACGTGCTATGCGATGAGCGTCGGAGCATCAATATTGGATCCGCGAGTCAACGCTTTTGTAATTGCACCTATGGCGCCTTTCAAATTTGCTGCAAAACCCCTTGTCGTTCCCGCTTCGAGCCATATCAAGATTCGATTAACAAGACCGAAGCCGTGTGTATGTGTAGTTGATGGACAGGAATCATACGAAATGAGCGGGGAAGAAGTCGTCGAGTTAGCTGCCTCAGAAAAGAAGGCAAAATTCATCGGATTTGGCCGTAGTTTCTACTCCAAAATGCGAGAAAAACTTATGGGTTCGATATGA
- a CDS encoding inositol monophosphatase family protein codes for MREILESIACKVSNDIVSLPESFERGKEICIGADGTPTCKIDKVAEDAILQFIEERDLPFNILSEEIGYLDRGYEKTLVIDPVDGTHNAILGIPFYSVSLAIGTSSLSDIEFGLVRNIVTGQTYYAERGKGAVLDGKKISTKSFDRTRSTFLVYMGMYSHPDTLIVARKSVKTRSLGCASLEMCMVADGRVDAYYMNCEVREKSIRVFDIAASALILREAGGDVVTLSGEPLDMPFDLSARSNFLAFGDRAVKEVII; via the coding sequence ATGCGCGAAATACTCGAGAGTATCGCCTGCAAGGTATCTAATGATATTGTCTCTCTTCCAGAATCCTTTGAAAGGGGCAAAGAAATATGCATTGGAGCAGATGGAACTCCTACCTGCAAGATAGATAAGGTTGCAGAAGATGCGATTCTGCAGTTCATTGAAGAGAGAGATCTACCGTTTAATATTCTCAGCGAGGAAATTGGATATCTTGATAGGGGATATGAAAAAACGCTCGTGATTGATCCTGTAGATGGCACTCATAATGCAATTTTGGGAATTCCCTTTTACAGCGTATCGCTTGCCATTGGAACCTCATCACTCAGTGATATCGAATTTGGTCTTGTGAGGAACATCGTAACGGGTCAAACTTATTACGCCGAAAGGGGCAAAGGTGCGGTCTTGGATGGGAAAAAAATTAGCACAAAGAGTTTTGATCGTACAAGGTCAACTTTTCTTGTATATATGGGTATGTATTCCCATCCAGATACACTGATCGTCGCCCGCAAATCTGTAAAGACACGATCGCTAGGTTGTGCATCGCTGGAAATGTGCATGGTAGCTGATGGGAGGGTTGATGCCTATTACATGAATTGCGAAGTGCGCGAGAAGTCTATTCGCGTATTCGATATCGCCGCTAGTGCACTGATATTGAGGGAAGCAGGTGGTGATGTCGTGACGCTTAGCGGTGAACCCTTGGACATGCCGTTTGATCTCTCAGCAAGAAGTAATTTTCTTGCATTTGGAGACCGTGCTGTAAAGGAGGTGATCATCTGA